The Syntrophorhabdus sp. genome contains the following window.
CATGAGTTCCCTTGCATTGTTCGGCGCGTGGCCTCGGGCGTCGTTGTTGAAGTAGATGAAGACGTCCAGGCCGTCCCTGAGATAGCCTTTGATCCTCACGGCATCCTCCTCCAGAACCTCTCTGGAATAGGACGAGGCGTAGTTTCCCTCGTTGCCGTGGCGCCTGAGGTAAACGAAACCCGCGGTCATCGGCAGTTCCCTGAGGAAGCCGGGCCAGTCCGCCATGCACATCGCCACGCCCCGTGCCCTGCACATCCCGGCGATCCTTTCATTCACCCAGGAGTCGTTGCGAAACTCAAAGGCGTTCCACACAGGGTACCTGTCGAGAAGCACAAGGAACCGCTCCAGCCTGCCTGGTTCGATGGAAAAGGAAGACGGGAACTGCCACAATACCGCCGTGAGCTTTTCCCTCAGCGTGAAGGCCCTCGCGAAGAATTCCTCCAGGAGACCCTCCACGTCCTTAAGCCTCTTGAGGTGGGTGATGAGTCGGCTGCCCTTCAGGGTGAAGGAAAATTCCGCCGGTGTCTCTCCGTACCATTTCGCGAAGGTCTCGGTCTTCGGCAGGCGGTAGAAGGTGACGTTGAGCTCCACGGTGGGGAAGACACCCGAGTAGTGAGCGAGCCATCTCTGTCCGGGCAATTCAGCGGGGTAGAAGGTCCCCTTCCAATCCCTGTAGCTGAACCCGCTGCACCCTATCAACACCCTGGCCATTCCAATATTCTATCACCTTTCGCCGCGGGCGAGAGGTGATAGAATGGCTTGAGCCGCTTGAGCCGCTTGAACGGAAAGACCAGAGATAAAGCTTCTTCCTGGAACGTTCAACGTCTCGTTGGCAAAGTCGGTTCCCGGTCCGGTCTATGTTCAGCCGTCATTCCTCACCCGCCGTCATTCCGGCGAAGGCCGGAATCCAGGAGAGAGCACGGGTGTGAGACCACCTGACGGCAAGCGTTGTGGTCTCTTACTCAGTACAACCAGTCACTGTCTTGACAGAGGTTTTTCTGGATTCCGGCCTTCGCCGGAATGACGGTGGAGGAAGTTTTCAGAGATGACGGGTAGCATGGTCATCCAGAGTCTTTTGACTCCACCGTGTGGCCTGTGACTTGCGACATGTGACATCCTTTTCGCTCCAGCGGTTCAAACAGCTGCAACCGTCTTTCTTGGTTTCCCCGCCCCCCCTGTGTTACAATGAAGCCGGGTTTGTCAGACGATAATGAAGGTCCTCCTCATATCGGCCAACCGCACCGAGATCAACATGCGCACCATGCCTTTGGGGCTTGCTTTTGTGGCTGAGGCGGCGCGACGGCGCGGGCATGAGGTGGAGATGCTCGACCTCGCGCGCGTCGGGGACACAGGCGCTGAAATAGCGCAAGCCATCAGCCGGTATGCGCCTGAGGTCATCGGCATTTCCATCAGGAACATCGACGACCAGGCAATGAGGGACACCAGGTTCCTCTACGAGGATGACAGAGCGGTCATTCCCCTTGTGAGGACGCTGACGGACCAACCCATCGTGCTCGGCGGAGCGGGCTACAGCATGTTCCCCGACGCCATCCTGGCGGATACAGGCGCTGATCTTGGAATAGAAGGCGAAGGGGAGGTCGCCTTTCTCGCGGTCATCGAAGCCCTTGAAAAAGGCGGGACCCTCGACAGTATCCCCGGCGTCCATGTCAAAAACGGCGGTCCCGCGGAACACCGCGGCCTGATCAGAAACATGGCGGACTCCCCGCTTCCCGACCCCGCCCTCGTACTGGACACCTCACGCGTTCAGGAAGACACCTGGGTGCCCGTGCAGACAAGACGCGGCTGCCCGTTGAATTGCAGTTATTGCTCGACGGCGTCCATTGAAGGGAGGATACTCAGAAAGAGGGACGTGGAAAGCGTCGTTGAATGGATCGCGAAGCTGAAGGGACGCGGGGCGCGCAAGCTCTACTTCGTGGACAACACCTTCAATCTGCCGCGGTCCTATGCCATGGAACTCTGCGCGGCGATGAGCCGCGCCTCTCTCGATGTGGAATGGCGATGCATCCTCTACCCGTGGCGGCTCGACGAGGAGCTGACATCCGCGATGGCCCGGGCGGGATGCACCGAGGTATCACTGGGAGCTGAAAGCGCCGACAACGAGGTGCTCCGCAGGATGAACAAACGCTTCCGACGGGAAGATATTGCCGAAACCAACCTGCTTCTCACGAAATACGGGATACGGCAGATGGGGTTCCTTATGCTCGGCGCCCCGGGCGAAACGCGTGGATCCATCGAAAGAAGCCTGGCTTTCATGGACTCCCTGTCGCTTGATTCCTTCAAGGTCTCCATCGGCGTAAGGATATACCCCGGCACGGCCCTTGCCGATGAGGCCCGCGAGCAAGGTATCATAACCCCCGGCGACACCCTCCTCGAACCACGCTTTTACATAACCCCCACCCTCGATGAAGAATGGATCAGGCAAACAGTGGCCCAATACGCCGCAACCCGCCCGAACTGGATAACCGGATGAAAAGACAGTTAGAGCCGTTAGAACCGTTAGAGTTGTTGGAGCCGCTGGAATGGCCTGACTGGGCGTTTATCAAGTCTCCTTCTGCGATGCTCTTTTTTCGGTTCCAACGGCTCTAGCGGTTCCAACTGTTCAAAGCCCTTCTTTCCTGTTACACTAGTCTGTCATGCGCAGGTCGTTCATTGAGGTCAATGCCGAGTTTCAGAAGGCCCTCATGGTCATGGAGGACACCAGCAGGCACGTTTTCATCACCGGCAAGGCGGGAACGGGGAAGTCGACGCTTCTCGAATACTTCCGGCAGAACACGCGGAAGGAGGTGGCGGTGCTGGCACCCACCGGGGTTGCCGCCCTCAACGTTCAGGGGCAGACGATCCATTCCTTCTTCGGTTTCAAACCCAGCATCACGCCGGAGAAGGTCAGGAAGA
Protein-coding sequences here:
- a CDS encoding DUF72 domain-containing protein; protein product: MARVLIGCSGFSYRDWKGTFYPAELPGQRWLAHYSGVFPTVELNVTFYRLPKTETFAKWYGETPAEFSFTLKGSRLITHLKRLKDVEGLLEEFFARAFTLREKLTAVLWQFPSSFSIEPGRLERFLVLLDRYPVWNAFEFRNDSWVNERIAGMCRARGVAMCMADWPGFLRELPMTAGFVYLRRHGNEGNYASSYSREVLEEDAVRIKGYLRDGLDVFIYFNNDARGHAPNNARELM
- a CDS encoding radical SAM protein; the encoded protein is MKVLLISANRTEINMRTMPLGLAFVAEAARRRGHEVEMLDLARVGDTGAEIAQAISRYAPEVIGISIRNIDDQAMRDTRFLYEDDRAVIPLVRTLTDQPIVLGGAGYSMFPDAILADTGADLGIEGEGEVAFLAVIEALEKGGTLDSIPGVHVKNGGPAEHRGLIRNMADSPLPDPALVLDTSRVQEDTWVPVQTRRGCPLNCSYCSTASIEGRILRKRDVESVVEWIAKLKGRGARKLYFVDNTFNLPRSYAMELCAAMSRASLDVEWRCILYPWRLDEELTSAMARAGCTEVSLGAESADNEVLRRMNKRFRREDIAETNLLLTKYGIRQMGFLMLGAPGETRGSIERSLAFMDSLSLDSFKVSIGVRIYPGTALADEAREQGIITPGDTLLEPRFYITPTLDEEWIRQTVAQYAATRPNWITG